In Sulfitobacter sp. LCG007, the sequence TCGCCCAGGGATCCCGCCCGGCTCGGCGGGCGTCTGGAAGAGATGGTGTCGCCGGTGACGGGGCGCCTGTTTCGGGCGCTCAACAACCATTTCGAGGGGCTCGTGCTCTTCACCATCGCCTGCGTCGCGGTCACGCTCGGCGAAAAGTCGTCGGACTTCACCGCAATCTGCGCTTGGATCTACCTGGCCGCCCGCGTTCTCTACATTCCCGCCTACGCTTTCGGACTGAGCCCCTGGCGGTCGCTGATCTGGGCTGCGGGTTTCGCTGCGACCGCCGCGATGCTGATCGCGGGCCTTCTTTGATGTTTCCAATATCGGTAAATACTCCGGCGGTGGCGCTCAGGCGCACGTGGGCATCGATCCCATCCCGGACCCCAGAAAGGACCTGACCATGGCAAGCTATGACGTGATCGTAATCGGCGCCGGACCCGGCGGCTATGTCTGCGCCATCCGCTGCGCTCAACTCGGCCTCAAGACCGCCTGTGTCGAAGGACGCGAAACGCTCGGCGGCACCTGCCTGAACATCGGCTGCATTCCCTCCAAGGCCATGCTGCACGCCTCTCACATGCTGCACGAGGCCGAGCACAATTTCGCGGCCATGGGCCTGACCGGCAAGTCGCCCTCCGTCGACTGGAGCCAGATGCAAAGCTACAAGCAGGACACGGTGAACACGAACACCAAGGGGATCGAGTTCCTGTTCAAGAAGAACAAGATCGACTGGCTCAAGGGCTGGGGCAGCGTCCCGGAAGCCGGCAAGGTGAAGGTGGGGGACGATATCCACGAAGCGAAGCATATCGTGATCGCCACCGGTTCCGAACCGGCCAGCCTGCCGGGAGTCGACGTCGACGAGAAGGTCGTCGTGACATCCACGGGCGCCCTTGAGCTCGGCAAGATCCCCAAGAGCATGGTGGTCATCGGCGCCGGCGTCATCGGTCTCGAGTTGGGATCGGTCTACGCGCGTCTGGGATCGGAAGTCACCGTGATCGAATACCTCGACGCGGTGACGCCGGGCATGGATGCGGAAGTGCAGAAGGCCGTTCAGCGCATGCTGAAGAAACAGGGGCTGAATTTCGTCATGGGCGCGGCCGTCCAGAAGACCGAGGTTTCGCGCGGCAAGGCTACCGTAAGCTACAAGTTGCGCAAGGACGACAGCGACCACGAGATCGTGGCCGATTGCGTCCTCGTCGCCACCGGGCGCAGGCCCTATTCCGACGGGCTTGGCCTCGATGCGCTTGGGGTCGAGATGACGAAGCGCGGGCAGATCGCAGTCGACGAACATTGGCAGACCAGCGTGAAGGGCGTTTATGCCATAGGCGACGTGATCGAGGGACCGATGCTTGCCCACAAGGCCGAGGACGAGGGCATGGCGGTGGCCGAAGTGCTGGCGGGCAAGCACGGCCACGTCAACTACGGCGTCATCCCCGGCGTGATCTACACCCATCCCGAGGTCGCGAGCGTCGGCGCCACGGAGGAACAGCTGAAGGAATCCGGCCAGGCCTACAAGGCTGGAAAGTTCTCGTTCATGGGCAATGCCCGCGCCAAGGCGGTCTTCGCGGGCGAGGGCTTCGTCAAGATACTTGCCGACAAGGAAACCGACAGGATCCTGGGCGCCCATATCATCGGTCCCGCAGCGGGCGACCTGATCCACGAAATCTGCGTGGCGATGGAATTCGGCGCGTCGGCGCAGGACCTGGCCCTGACGTGCCACGCGCATCCGACCTTCTCGGAAGCGGTTCGCGAGGCGGCGCTCGCCTGCGGCGACGGGCCGATCCACATGTGATGGCACGACGGCGGGTGGTGGCGCAGGGGGCTCTGCCCCCGCCGCCCGTGCCGGGCGGCTCCCCCGGGATATTTCGGAGCAAAGGAAGGCCGGGTCCCGATTTCGGGCGCTACCACATCGTGCGCGCGGCTCGTTCCGGCCAGGCCGTGTCATAGGCGGTTCCACCCTCTTCACCTTCCGTCATTTCGGCGAGAATTGCGCCGGGGGTGGGCATGACCGCGCTTTCGTCCGCGGCGCTCCAGGTGCGGGCGCGCATGAGAGCCCGGGCGCATTGGATGTAGATCTCGCCGATGTCGATCACGATGACGGTCGCCGGGAACACGTTGTTGCGAGCGAAGCGGCTTCGCAGTTCCGTATCGGCGGTCAGCCATGCCTGCCCGTTCACCCGGACGACATTGTTGGATCCAGGCACCAGAAACATCAGCGACACACGCCCGTCGGCCACGATGTTGCGCAGCGAATCCAGCCTGTTGTTGCCGCGCCAGTCCGGCATCGCCAGGCGTCCGGGATCGAGTTCGAGCACCGCCGGGCCGTCGTCGCCGCGGGGCGAGCCGTCGGTGCCGTCCGGGCCCACGGTGCTCAGCACGCAGAGGCGTGAGGACATGATCCAGGTCCGGTAGAGCGGTGTCATGCGCCGCGCGACCTTGCGAAGGGCGGGCGCCCCGGGCCTTCCGTAGAGCGCTTCGAGCGCCTCGATGGAGTCAATCGGCCGCATCGTGTTCGTTCCCCCTTTCGTTCAGCAGGGCGTCGGTGCTCGACTCGACCTCTTGTTCGAGCCGCTCCATGAAGGCCTGCCTGTCGAGACCGGGAGGGATCGGCGGAAGGAACCTGACCACCGCGAGCCCGGGTTTCAGACGAAATCCCTTGCGCGGCCACAGGAGGCCGACATTGGTGGCTGCCGGCACGCAGGGCTGGGAGAGCTGGTCGTACAGGACATAGGTGCCGACCTTGTAGGGCATCTTCACGCCCGGCGGCACCCGCGTGCCCTGACTGTAGATGATGAGCTGTCCCGGGGCGCTGCGTCCGGCCTCGACATCGCGCACCATCCTTTCGATCGCGGCCCCGCGTTTGCCGCGGTCGACGGGTATGCAGCCGATGCGTCTGGCATATTGCCCGATGACCGGCGCGAAAAGCAGTTCGCGTTTCATGATGAACCGCGCCGCCGGTAGCGCCTCGAATATCATGATGATGTCGAGGAAGGACTGGTGCTTTGCGGCGATCATCACCTCGCCGCGCGGGATCTCTCCGCGGATTTCGCAGCGGATCCCGACGATCCAGCGGGCTGTCCAGAAGACAAATCGGCACCAGGTCTTGCAGGCGGCGCGCGCGCCCTGCGGGCTGAGCAGCGCCCATGGAAGGAAGAGCACGCCGAGAATGGCCATCATCCCGTAGATGACCGCCAGGAAGATGAGGCCGCGCAGGCTTTGCATCAGGCAAGTCCCCGCAACACCCGTCTGGCCGCCATCCGGGTGGCCAGGAACGAAACCGCCGCGGCCAGAAGCGGCACGAGGAGCGGCAGCAGCCAGTGCCAGCCCGAAAAGCCGAGCCCGGTGAGAAAGCCGCCGTCGTCAGAAAGGCCGGGAAGCGCGAGAACCGCCAGCATCGCGACTGCAGAACCGGCCAGGGCGCCGGTCAGGGCACGCAGGGTGAAGCGGCGTATGAAGGCCTGGGCGATGTAGCTGTCGGTGGCCCCGACAAGACGCAGCACGGCGATGACCTGGGCGTTCGCGGAAAGCGCCGCATCCGCGGAGAGCGTCACGATCGCCGCCATCGTCAGCACGATCAAGCCGATGCAGAGCCAGCCGATCAGGCGGAGGCGATCGGCTGCCGTCACCAAGGGTTCGCGCCAGCGGCTATGGTCGTCCAGCACCGCGCCAGGCACCTCGGCGGCAAGGCGCAGCCGGAGTCCAGCGGCGTCAAAGCCGTCATCCTCCTCGATCACCTCGATCAGACGCGGCACCGGCAGCTCCGACAGGTCGATGTCCGTGCCGAACCAGGGCGCGAGAAGGGCAGACTGTTCCTGGTCGTCGAGGGCACGGGCGTAGGCCACCCCGGCGGTGGTCTCGAGGATCTTGAGCGCGAGCCGGGTCTGTTCGGCGCGCTGTTCTGCGGGGGCGACGATCCTCACGGTCGAGGAGTTGGCGAGGCCGCTGCTCCATCGGTCGGCCAGCCGCCCGGCGGCCAGCGACAGGGCAAGGGCGAAGACCGCGAGAAACGCCATCGCGGCGGCTGCGAAAAGGGTGAGATGCGCGGTGAAGCCGGAAGGCGGAACCGTCCGGGCGGCCTGCGCATCTCCGAGAAGCAGGTTGCGCAGGGGCGAAAGCCGAACCGTCACAGATCCGCCCCGGCCAGTTGCACGCGACGATTGGCGATGCGCAGGACCCGCGCCTGAACCTGCGCCTTGGCGGCGCGGATGAGGCTCAGGTCATGGGTGGCGATCAGGACGGTCTTGCCCATCCGGTTGAGTTCCACAAGCAGGCGCAGCAGGCGTTGGGACATCTCCCAGTCGATGTTTCCCGTCGGTTCGTCCGCCAGCACGACATCGGGCGACATGATAACGGCACGCGCGAGGGCGGCGCGCTGGCGTTCGCCCCCCGAAAGTTCGGGCGGCAGGGCTGCGGCACGGTCGGTCAGTCCGACCCAGGCCATGAGTTCGACGAGATCGCCGTTCGCCGCGGCGGCCTGGCGTCCCGAGGCGGCGATGGGCAGGGCGATGTTCTCGCTCACGCTAAGGTGGTCGAGAAACTGGCAGTCCTGGTGCACCACGCCCATCCGGCGGCGCAGGCGTGCGACCTCGTCGCGTTCGAGGCCCCGAATGTCCTTGCCGAAAATCTCGACGCGGCCGGCGGTTGCCAGAAGCGCCCCGTAGCAGAGTTTCAGGAGCGTCGTCTTGCCGGCGCCGGACGGACCGGTCAGAAAGTAGAACGAGCCGGGCGCCAGCGTAAGCGAGATGTCGGAGAGAAGTTCCCCGCCCCCGTAGCTGTAGGCCACATTTTCCAGCTCTATCACCCGGGCACCCAGTCCTGCTTCCGGGGCTTTGTGCCTCAGCGTCGGTCTGGTTTCAATGCACCACTTGCGAAGCAAAAGCCGACATATCCCTTTTCGGGGCGATATGGCTTGCATATTGTGCCGGAAAATTCCGGAGTTCCGGAAACCATACCCGGCAGGAACTGCGATGCGCCTGATCTGTCCGAATTGCGACGCACAATACGAGGTTCCGGAGGCCGTGATGCCGCCCGAGGGGCGGGATGTGCAATGCTCGAATTGCGGCCAGACGTGGTTTCAGGAGCACCCTGATTACCCCGAATTCGATGAGGACGAGGAAGATCGCGCCGAAGAGGCCGAAGCCGAGGCGGCAGCCGCGCTCTCGCGGCGCGAGCCGGACCGCGCACAGGCGAAACCGGCTGCGGACAGGGCCGAGGATCCGGGCCATGGCGCATCAGCTCCGGTCCGCCGCTCGTTGGATCCGGCCGTGGCGGATATCCTTCGCGAAGAGGCGGATTACGAATATCGTGCCCGTGGAAGTGCGAAGGGCGAACCGCTGGAAAGCCAGGCCGAACTCGGGATTGACGACGCAGGCCCGGGTGCTTCGGTTCCGGCCGCCGAGCAGGACCTGCGGGTCCGCAATGCGCGCGAGCGGATGACGAGGCTGAACAAGCCGCCTTCGGGTGCGGCGGAAAGAACCGCGCCCTTGCGGGATGAGGACCACGAGCTTCAGTCACGGCGCGACCTGCTTCCGGATATAGAGGAAATCAACTCGACACTCCGGTCCAGTTCCGAGCGTATCGCCAGCGGCGACCCGACCGAGATCGCCGCCGTGACGGCGCGCGAGAAGAAGAGTTCCCTTCGCGGCTTCACGCTGACGATCCTTCTCGTGGCGATACTGGCGCTGGTCTACATGTTCGCGAAACCCATCGCCGAGGCACTGCCGCAGGCCGATCCGTGGCTCAGCGCCTATGTCGGCATGGTCGACAGCTGCCGGATATGGCTCGACCGGCAAGTTGCGGAAGTGCTGGGCTGGCTCAAGGAGATTGCCGAACAGAAGGGCGCGGCCGACGCTGCGGGCAGCTGACGCAGGTCACGCCGCGAACACCTGGCTGCGGTCAGAAGCGATCCAGCAGACGCTTGAGATAGTCGCGCTCCTGTTCGGGGCGCCCGGTTTCGCCGGTACGGCGGCGGATTTCGTCGAGAAGCTCGCGCGCCCGCCCGTAGGCGTCATCGTTGAGCGCCAGCTCACCCTGATCCGCGCCAAGACCGTTGTTGCCGGATTCCCGTCCGAGCGGATCGCGCGAACTCGCCTCGCGATCCGAGGGTTGCGTGCCCTGGCCCGGCTGCTGCTGGCGCTGCTGCTCGGCCATCATCTCGCCCAGTGCCTGCATGCCATCGCGAAGCGAGTCCATTGCCCGGGACTGGTCGTCGATCGCTTCGGCAAGTTCGTCCCGGCGCAGCGCATCCTCGGCGTCGTCCATCGCACGGCCCGCCCGGTCGAGCGCGTCCCGTGCCGCCTCGCCCTCGGGGGTGCCCGATCCGGGCAGGTTCTGCTGCTGTCGGCTTAGCTCGTTGCGCAGCGCCTGCTGCCGGTCGGCGATTGCGCCCTCGTCCGGGCCGCCATTGCCAGCCTGCGAGTTGCTGCCGCCCTGCTGGCCGTTCTGAGGCTCGCCCTGACCTTCGCCCTGTTGCCCTTCGCCCATCTGGCCCTCGTGGCTCTGGCCCTTGCCCATGCCGCCGTTGCGCCCCTCGTTGCCCTGGCTCTGGCCCTGATTGGCGCCCGGATT encodes:
- a CDS encoding MAPEG family protein — its product is MTTELTVLVYAALLQVVQYFLMAIPANIELGPGKTTSPRDPARLGGRLEEMVSPVTGRLFRALNNHFEGLVLFTIACVAVTLGEKSSDFTAICAWIYLAARVLYIPAYAFGLSPWRSLIWAAGFAATAAMLIAGLL
- the lpdA gene encoding dihydrolipoyl dehydrogenase, which gives rise to MASYDVIVIGAGPGGYVCAIRCAQLGLKTACVEGRETLGGTCLNIGCIPSKAMLHASHMLHEAEHNFAAMGLTGKSPSVDWSQMQSYKQDTVNTNTKGIEFLFKKNKIDWLKGWGSVPEAGKVKVGDDIHEAKHIVIATGSEPASLPGVDVDEKVVVTSTGALELGKIPKSMVVIGAGVIGLELGSVYARLGSEVTVIEYLDAVTPGMDAEVQKAVQRMLKKQGLNFVMGAAVQKTEVSRGKATVSYKLRKDDSDHEIVADCVLVATGRRPYSDGLGLDALGVEMTKRGQIAVDEHWQTSVKGVYAIGDVIEGPMLAHKAEDEGMAVAEVLAGKHGHVNYGVIPGVIYTHPEVASVGATEEQLKESGQAYKAGKFSFMGNARAKAVFAGEGFVKILADKETDRILGAHIIGPAAGDLIHEICVAMEFGASAQDLALTCHAHPTFSEAVREAALACGDGPIHM
- a CDS encoding pyridoxamine 5'-phosphate oxidase family protein, which produces MRPIDSIEALEALYGRPGAPALRKVARRMTPLYRTWIMSSRLCVLSTVGPDGTDGSPRGDDGPAVLELDPGRLAMPDWRGNNRLDSLRNIVADGRVSLMFLVPGSNNVVRVNGQAWLTADTELRSRFARNNVFPATVIVIDIGEIYIQCARALMRARTWSAADESAVMPTPGAILAEMTEGEEGGTAYDTAWPERAARTMW
- a CDS encoding lysophospholipid acyltransferase family protein is translated as MQSLRGLIFLAVIYGMMAILGVLFLPWALLSPQGARAACKTWCRFVFWTARWIVGIRCEIRGEIPRGEVMIAAKHQSFLDIIMIFEALPAARFIMKRELLFAPVIGQYARRIGCIPVDRGKRGAAIERMVRDVEAGRSAPGQLIIYSQGTRVPPGVKMPYKVGTYVLYDQLSQPCVPAATNVGLLWPRKGFRLKPGLAVVRFLPPIPPGLDRQAFMERLEQEVESSTDALLNERGNEHDAAD
- a CDS encoding cell division protein FtsX: MTVRLSPLRNLLLGDAQAARTVPPSGFTAHLTLFAAAAMAFLAVFALALSLAAGRLADRWSSGLANSSTVRIVAPAEQRAEQTRLALKILETTAGVAYARALDDQEQSALLAPWFGTDIDLSELPVPRLIEVIEEDDGFDAAGLRLRLAAEVPGAVLDDHSRWREPLVTAADRLRLIGWLCIGLIVLTMAAIVTLSADAALSANAQVIAVLRLVGATDSYIAQAFIRRFTLRALTGALAGSAVAMLAVLALPGLSDDGGFLTGLGFSGWHWLLPLLVPLLAAAVSFLATRMAARRVLRGLA
- a CDS encoding cell division ATP-binding protein FtsE, translating into MIELENVAYSYGGGELLSDISLTLAPGSFYFLTGPSGAGKTTLLKLCYGALLATAGRVEIFGKDIRGLERDEVARLRRRMGVVHQDCQFLDHLSVSENIALPIAASGRQAAAANGDLVELMAWVGLTDRAAALPPELSGGERQRAALARAVIMSPDVVLADEPTGNIDWEMSQRLLRLLVELNRMGKTVLIATHDLSLIRAAKAQVQARVLRIANRRVQLAGADL
- a CDS encoding zinc-ribbon domain-containing protein, whose translation is MRLICPNCDAQYEVPEAVMPPEGRDVQCSNCGQTWFQEHPDYPEFDEDEEDRAEEAEAEAAAALSRREPDRAQAKPAADRAEDPGHGASAPVRRSLDPAVADILREEADYEYRARGSAKGEPLESQAELGIDDAGPGASVPAAEQDLRVRNARERMTRLNKPPSGAAERTAPLRDEDHELQSRRDLLPDIEEINSTLRSSSERIASGDPTEIAAVTAREKKSSLRGFTLTILLVAILALVYMFAKPIAEALPQADPWLSAYVGMVDSCRIWLDRQVAEVLGWLKEIAEQKGAADAAGS